A stretch of Spirochaetota bacterium DNA encodes these proteins:
- a CDS encoding zinc ribbon domain-containing protein, translated as MPVYEFKCNDCNTTFSELRKMGDTKAPECPYCHSTNTEKIFSVFASGNIKTSCSTATGGG; from the coding sequence ATGCCAGTCTATGAATTTAAGTGCAATGACTGCAACACAACATTCAGTGAGCTAAGAAAAATGGGTGATACAAAGGCGCCTGAGTGCCCATATTGCCATTCCACAAATACTGAAAAAATATTTTCGGTGTTTGCAAGTGGAAACATAAAAACTTCATGTTCCACAGCCACTGGAGGAGGATGA